CCATGAGGCCCAGCTCGAAGAACTGGCGCGTGAGCGCGGGATCGATCTTGCCCGCCTGCTCCATCGCGTGCACCCGTGGGCGCACCTCGGAGTCGGCGAGGGCGGTGACGGCGTCGCGGAACATGACCTCCTCCTCGGAGAGGAGCGTCAGCGGCGGGCGGGAGGCGAGGTCGGTGGACATGAGGCGGTGGGAGGGGTGTGCCGATGGAAAATGCCGGCCTGGCCCTGCGAATTGTAGATTCCGCCCCATGCTTTCCTCGTCGCACCGTGTCGCCGTCGTCCTCCCGCTCGTGTCGCTGGTGTCGCTGCTCGCCGCGTGCGGCGGTGGGGGCGGCGAGCAGCCCGCCGCCACGCCCGCGTCCATCACCGCTGTCGAGCCGCCGGGCGGAACGCTCTCCGCCGTCGTCGGCTCGCCGGTCGCGGTCCGGGTGCGCGTCGCGGACGCACAGGGCAACGCGCTGCGCGGCGTCCCGGTCTCGTGGAGCACGTTCGCCGGCGGCGTGTCGGCCACGTCCAGCACGACGGATGTGGGCGGCGTCGCGACCACGACCTGGACGCTCGGTCCCGCGGCCGGTACGCAGTCGTTGAGCGCGACGGCCGGCTCGGCCCCATCGCTGACGTTCACTGCGACGGCCACCGCCGACCGCGCCGCCACCGTGACGATCGCCCGCGACACGACCATCGCGCTCGTGCCGGGCGCGCGCGTGCGCTTCACCGCGACGGTGCGTGACCGCTACGGCAATCCGGCCTCGGCGATCGTGCGCTGGTCGACGAGCGACGTGAACGTCGCGTCGATCGACAGCGTCGGGAACTTCCAGGCGTTCAACGCCGGCGCCGTGTCGGTCATCGCCGTCGCCGACACGGCGCGCGCGCGCAGTCCACCGTGACGATCGCTCGACCGGCGCCGTTCACGGTCACGCGCATCCCGACCGACACGCTGAAGGCGAGCGCGAATCTCACGCTCACCGGCGACGGGTTCGCGCCGGGCGCGATGTCGGCGTCGATCGCCGGATTTCCGGCGAGCATCC
This DNA window, taken from Gemmatirosa kalamazoonensis, encodes the following:
- a CDS encoding Ig-like domain-containing protein, translated to MLSSSHRVAVVLPLVSLVSLLAACGGGGGEQPAATPASITAVEPPGGTLSAVVGSPVAVRVRVADAQGNALRGVPVSWSTFAGGVSATSSTTDVGGVATTTWTLGPAAGTQSLSATAGSAPSLTFTATATADRAATVTIARDTTIALVPGARVRFTATVRDRYGNPASAIVRWSTSDVNVASIDSVGNFQAFNAGAVSVIAVADTARARSPP